In the Brettanomyces nanus chromosome 1, complete sequence genome, TTACCAACTAGTCCCTTTTTCCGAAAAATAATCCATTAAACAAACAATACCTAGAAGTCAAAAAAgtaaaaaaagaaaaaaagaaaaaaacatAAACTTCGTAAGCGCCTGCTACTCTCCAATAGCCGATGACTATTCATGGTATCCACTTAGATCCAGCTGAACTCAGTCTTCCTGCATGGGATTTAGGTGAATCCAGGTAGATTTATACCTGCCGCATAATAAACCCGCACAAACGCAGAAAATTTCAAGCCAAACTTTAAAGCGAAAGGTTCCAATAAGTCTGGAAATTAGCATGCTCACCAATGCCAGTAGTCCCCAATTTACGATCCATCTTACGTAATGCCAGTATCCATCCATTCCAATCCACATTGTTTCAATATCCTTTGATTTGGAATTAATAGACCTGCTAAGATTGAACATTGCTTGCTTGTATTGCTGCAGCTGGAGTTCGTAATTAACTTTTAGTCGTTCCTCCTGCTCCGTGACTTCATTCAATAGTTGCATTTGAGTACTTCTTAAATATTGATTTGTCTCcatattttctttcaaggTCAGTTCAGAGGCTTCAACATTATGGAAAAAACTTTCAGCCACTGAATTAAGCTCTGATTCAACATCATTGTGAAACCTTTCAACTTTCAGCTCCATGAGATTCATTATGTCAGCCATATTTGCAAGTTTTAAATCCAGAGCACTCATAGTTCGATCCATTTTAAAGGATACCTCCTGCGATAAGTTATTCCAAAAAGCTCTCATGTCGGTGGTTATCATTCTCTTTGTTGAATTAAGTAGATCAGCCTCTGAAAAGCCATTCATCACTTCTAATAGTGAATTCAATTTGTGAAAAGCCACTTGATAAGTATCAATAATGCGTTGATTCTCCAACGGTGCACTATAAGAGTGACATAAAATGTTGATCGAATTCAAGTACCCGAAATATGTTGTCCACCAAACAGGATTTTCCGACAATCTTTCTATACATTGTTTAACTTCTTCCTGTGATAGAGAGTTATTTACTCTGCAGATGTCAGGAAGAAGCATCGATCCATGTTGATTTGGAGACTCACCAAATATGCAGAGAGTCAACCTTATTGCAATCATAGACTTTTCCCAATCCGCGATGGTATCTATTTCCTCACAAGTAGATACGAATGAAGCTAACACTTCATATGTACAATCAGAATCCATAGACAAATCAAAAATACTGTCTTGGTTCTGTTCTTTCAAAAGCGTTATGATTTCTGTCAATGCTCTTTGGTCTGCAACCACTTGCAAGTTCAAGAAAGTTGCAACCACAAATAGGAACAGGAATGATAACATCCCGATGAATAATAAATCGCACCAGACTAACGACAATGATGGCAACTATAAGAAAAGCTAAAATTAagtctctttcaactcctttATATATTTAAAAAAAAGGTTTACCATTGCTAGTCTGTAAACGCTGAGAAACAAAACTCGGAGCTAGTTTTTGATGTTATTGGCCAAAATGAAGTCATGGCATATCTCTATAAGTGGCTGGCTCGGAAATGGTCTCTTTCAGTATATCAACACTGAAAATACTATGCTATCAAAAAGTTCAGGAGGAAAAAGGTAGTTAAAATTAAGACATGTCATATTCGACGGATTCTCCTTGATTGATCTGACTAACAGAAATTATGAGCGAAGGATTATTTTGGGCTTCTCGCTCGGCTTTCCTATTGTATGATTGTTatttactttttttttattttttatttcttatTCCTTATTTCatattttttattttttattttttatgTCTCTTCTCATTCGGTTCTGGGCCTTCCTAATCTATACGCTGATATTTTTTCGGGATTCAAACTTGCATAATTGAATCTGTACTCTGACCTCTACTTTCAGAGGCAGAAATTTATGTACCAATGGACGACATCAGGTCCAAATGCAGCCAGAAGGTCATCATGATTAAAGTCTATTTCCTGGAGAGTGAACTTCTTTAAAATAATCGTAATCCTGCCTCCATCATTCTTTATAAGGCACCACCAATTCTTTCCTAAATTTACTATTCTCTCTATTCCTTGAAAATCGTAAATTGTGGCTCCTTGGAAGAGGTAATTGATCAAATTTACGTGCAAGTTGATCATTTGAATTCTGCTACCAGTTTTCGCATTTAGTCTCTTCTTAAAACCACCTTCATCTCCAAAtattttcaactctttgacttctctttcatcaGGGATATTTGGAAATGACGTTTTGTATACTTTATTCTTGCTATCGTATACAAGATAGTAGAATTTTGCCAAACTACCAACACCACGCGCCAAGGTGTTCAATTGTTGAACAATTAAATCTTTGAAATGAAGCTCATATAAATTGTCCAACTTCGTGCGAAGCTGTGCATAATAGTCCAGTTCAATTAGTTGCTTTGagtcttctttgaagaaaagaatcatcaaaaCTCCATTAACTTCATACatgatcaagttgaataaaGCTTCGCACGACGAatccttcattttcatAAATATTTTACGATTCGAAATGCTACCATCCTTAGTATTTCCTAGAAGAAAATTTCCGGATGCACTGGAAACAAAAGCAGCTGTAGCGGTGGCactagaagaaagaggagaatTAGAACGACGAGCAGGAGacgagaaagaagaagaagaacattggCGTGACATATCAGATTGTGACTCTGACTGTTGAGCCTGGTGAATCTCTGATGGTGGTGTGGACATTGCGAAAGAAATATTAGGCAGAAAACTGTTAGTGGGTGGCATATAAGAAGCGACAGTATTCAACACAGACATGAATGGATTGAATACGTTTGCTTTAATCtggttttgaagaaatataGCTGGCTCCATCAACGATCTCTCATATAGTTGACCAGTATTAGATAATGAATTAGCTTCTCTCAAGTTGGAAAGAtaatccttcaaagaaggGAGATTTGtagacttcaaagaaaaagtggaTAAGCCGAAGTTGAAGTCGAGTCTTTCCAAATAGTTGATGAAATTAGTAATGGAGTCCTCATCAAATGGGGAATCTCCATTCGTATATATGACTCCATAATTCTTGCAAGGAGTCCAATTACTATTGATAACCACAATATCCTGTAAATCAGTTTCCTGATCAATAAAGGCGGTCATATGCAGCTGTAAATTCTTCGCAAAACCTATCGGGAATTCAACAGAGCAGAGACGTCTTCCTTGAATCAAGTTCAGAAACCCTTTATCATTCAGATTGTAGCCGGCCGGAAATTCAAATCGGTTATCAAACCAAGATCGCCACCACTTCTCTAAAATATCATGAGGAGTCTCTGATGTTAAGGATCCGTAGTTCATCATCCATAGATTGTAACCCATCTGGATTTCGTTGATTATGTAATCAGGAGATGCAAGGCCTTTACCAGATATGAAGCGCTTGTTGGTACAGGCTAGCCTCAGACCACAGACGAACCGATAACTGTTCTGAAGTTGACCAACGACAATTCGGGTTTTATCCGTATCAATATGGGTAAGATGACCCTTTCCGGACGACGATAAGAACTTGAGTGAAAAATCGTCTAGGCCTTGAACAAGACCAACACGTTTGACCATCTCATTCTCCGAAACTGGGTGATTCTCAAAGCTCAAATACACAACAATCTGTTTCATAATATCGTCATTAGACTCGCCGTGCTCTAAATCGGCGAGATCGCAgttgataatgaaaaagaataaCACACTGGGAGGTGAGTTTAGCACATCTCCGTTGTTAGTTCCGTGATTAGATCCATTGATGTCGTCGGAAGCACCAGAAATGaatcttgaagaaagtgagcTAAGAATATtcatttcttgaaccaGACAAAATCGCTCTCAATGCCTTCCCACTTGTTGCCTTGCTATCTCCCCTTATAAGCAAGAATTGATAAGAAATGCTAGCAATGATATGTCCGTTGTGGTGCAAGGATGCGTAAGACGACTtttgagagaaagagagagtAACAATCACCCtgaaaggaaaaattttcgatGTACGTAATCTGAACATGGACTGAGTATTTGTCCTGTCATCTTTAGCGTTCTaatcaacagcagcaattTGAGTCATGGTGTTAGCTGATttaggaagaagaattaaCTCTGCAGTGTCAGAGGTGACGAAGTCGTCTGTCGTGGATGGAAATGCTGTCGACAACATGCTCAAGGAGATATCCAATGCTCTTGTTGAATCAGATGTTAACATTAGATTAGTTATAAATATGAGAAAGAAACTTAAATCCAAGATTGACACAGAGGAAAAGCCTGGtgtcaacaacaagaaaatCATCCAAAAGGCTGTTTTTGATGAGCTTTGTGAATTGGTAGACTGTGGAGGTGTTCAGGTCTATAAGCCTAAGAGAAAGCAGGCCAACGTGTTGATGATGGTTGGTTTGCAAGGCGCTGGTAAGACAACCACGTGTACAAAATTGGCAGTGTATTATCAAAGACGAGGCTTTAAAGTTGGTTTGGTTTGTGCAGATACATTCAGGGCAGGTGCCTTTGATCAGTTAAAGCAGAATGCCACCAAGGCACGTATTCCATACTATGGTTCATATACTGAGGTAGACCCTGTTACAGTAGCCTCCGAGGGTGTAcagaagttcaagaaggagaagtttgAGATCATTATTGTGGATACTTCAGGACGTCATCGTCAGGAAAAGGActtatttgaagagatggttcaaattgaagataCCATTAAGCCCAGTGAAACTATTATGGTTATGGATGCTTCGATTGGTCAAGCAGCAGAGTCCCAGGCACGTGCATTCAAAGAGTCATCAAATTTTGGTGCCATTATCCTAACAAAAATGGACGGTCATGCTAAAGGAGGGGGTGCGATATCTGCCGTGGCAGCTACTAAAACTCCCATTGCTTTCATTGGTACAGGAGAGCATATTCATGATTTAGAAAGTTTTACGGCGAAACAATTTGTTTCAAAGTTACTTGGTATCGGAGATATACAGGGACTAATGGAACACGTGAAGTCCCTTAATTTAGATCAGAAGGACACTATAAAGAACTTCCAAGAAGGCAAATTTACACTGCGTGACTTACAAACACAGATGAATAATATCCTCAAGATGGGACCTCTTAGTAAGATAGCCCAGATGTTACCTGGAGGAATTGGTGAGATGATGCATcaagttggagaagaagagacatcAAAAAGATTCAAAAGAATGGTGTATGTGATGGATTCCATGACAAACAAAGAGCTTGATAACGATGGTGAGATATTTATAGACGAACCTACCCGAATTGTACGCGTTGCCCGAGGTTCCGGTACGTCTGTGACAGAAGTGGA is a window encoding:
- a CDS encoding uncharacterized protein (BUSCO:EOG09341ZQE); amino-acid sequence: MVLADLGRRINSAVSEVTKSSVVDGNAVDNMLKEISNALVESDVNIRLVINMRKKLKSKIDTEEKPGVNNKKIIQKAVFDELCELVDCGGVQVYKPKRKQANVLMMVGLQGAGKTTTCTKLAVYYQRRGFKVGLVCADTFRAGAFDQLKQNATKARIPYYGSYTEVDPVTVASEGVQKFKKEKFEIIIVDTSGRHRQEKDLFEEMVQIEDTIKPSETIMVMDASIGQAAESQARAFKESSNFGAIILTKMDGHAKGGGAISAVAATKTPIAFIGTGEHIHDLESFTAKQFVSKLLGIGDIQGLMEHVKSLNLDQKDTIKNFQEGKFTLRDLQTQMNNILKMGPLSKIAQMLPGGIGEMMHQVGEEETSKRFKRMVYVMDSMTNKELDNDGEIFIDEPTRIVRVARGSGTSVTEVEAVLMQQKMFARMAQTTKNMQQQVPGGMGGKNFNPSQMQRAMQQLQSNPSMMQKMQQMMGSMGGGLPGGGLPGGGLPGGGLPGMGGAGMPSPQDMRRMMNDPNILKMAQSFGKNFGM